The Kosmotoga olearia TBF 19.5.1 sequence TTTCGGTGAACAATAGGAATTATCATCGTATAGAATGTGTGCGTATCTGTTCATCTTCCAACAATCCTCTCTACCAGATCTGTGAGCTTCTGGAGTTTTTGAGTGCTTTCCTGTTTAGAATTTCCTCTAGTCATCAGATAAAATTTTATTTTTGGTTCTGTTCCAGAAGGTCTGACGATTAGTTTCAAATCTTCTTCAAAGGTTAAGGATATTACGTTGGATTTGGGTAACCCTTTAATCCCTTCTAAGTAATCCTCAAATTTCAGGAGCCTGTGTCCCGCCACTTCTGACGGAGTTTTCTCCCGTAAAGAGTTCATTATGTTCGATATCTTTTCAAGCCCTTCAATTCCTTCGTAAGTGAAATTGAGGAGTTTCTCGTCGTAATAGCCATATTGCCTATAGAGCTCCTCAAGATACTGCCATAGGGTGATCCCGCGTTTTTTTAGAACTGCTGCGACGGTTACAACCAATGCGGAAGCGACAACAGCATCCTTGTCTCTTGCATGCATTCCATAGAGGTAACCATAGCTTTCTTCAAATCCAAAGATAAAGTTCCCGGTTTTCTTTATTATAGATTCCTCAATAAGTTCTCCTATGAATTTGAATCCTGTGAGTGTTTCACGGGTTTCAACGTTGTAGTTAGAAGCTATTGTTTTGGCCATATCAGTGGTAACAATGGTTTTCACTATAAAGGGTTTTTCAGGTAATTTGTTCTTGAGAGTTTCCAGCAGATAGGCGGTGAAAATGACCCCCACCTGATTTCCAGTCAAAGCTTTGTAACCTTCCCGTGTTTTGCATACAACACCCATTCTATCAGCATCTGGATCGGTTGCAATTACAAGGTCTGCGCCTTCTTTTCCGGCATACCTTAGCGCTAACTTAAAAGCCTCAGGATCCTCCGGGTTGGGGTACTTCACCGTTGGAAAATTCCCATCGTGAGTGAACTGTTCTTCCACTTTGATAACCTCGTGTCCTAATTTTTCAAGAACTTTTGTTACGTAATCGCGTCCCGTACCGTGCAAAGGGGTGTAAACAACCTTAAGACTTTCTTTTGCACTGAAAAGTTCTTCCATTAGGTTAATTATATGAGCAGTGTATGAAGATATAACATCTTCAGGTACTGGAGAGATCAATGATGAGTCTTTTTGTATATCATTGAAGAAGTCATTGGCATTGACTTTCGTTATTATCTGATTAGCATATCTGGGAACAGCCTGTGTACCGTCATGGGTATAAACTTTGTATCCATTGTATTCCGGTGGGTTGTGACTCGCGGTTATAACGATTCCTCCACTACATTTTAAAGTTCTCACAGAGTAACTCAGGAGAGGGGTGGGAGCCGGGGCTTCAAATAGATACACCTGAATTTTCTTACCTGAAAGAATATTTGCTGCGGTTTCTGCAAATTCTTTCGACATTTTTCTTGTATCGTACGCGATAACAACGGATGGATCACTGTATTGAGATAGCAACCAATCTGCAAAACCTAAAGTAGCACGAGAAACGGTATGAACGTTCATCCTGTTGGTTCCAGCTCCGATTTTTCCGCGCATACCTCCTGTGCCAAATTCCAGATCTTTGAAAAAGCGTTCTTTAATTTCGTTTTCTGGAAGGCTCTTTAATTCCTGAACAAGTTCAGCCGAAGCATTTTCTAGCCAACGCTGGTATTCCTGAAGTATTTCCTTTTCTGTTCGTATCATATTACTACCACCTTCCAACACCTTTTAGATGATTTATCTCGCCGTTGGATAAAACCTCTATCACGTCAAGACGGGATTCTTCGAATTTTGGTGAAAAGTCTTTTATGTATTTGTAAGCTGCAAGTTCCAGACGCCTTAACTTTGCGCGGTCAACCCTCATTCGTGGTGGAAAATCCGGATTGCCGCCCTTAACTTCCACAAATACTAGTGTCTTTCCTTTCCTTGCGACTATGTCCAGCTCTCCAAAAGAATAGCGAACATTTCTTGCGAGTATTTTGTAACCCTGCTTTTTGAGAAACTTGCTTGCTCTTTCCTCAAATTCTTTTCCTTTTTTAAGAGACATGTCGTCCATTAGTAGATTTTGGGTACCTTAAGGTATCGCCCTTCTTTTTTCGGGAAGAGCTCGATCAGGGAATCAATGTGTTCGAATTTTCTTGCTCTATCTTCCCGAGGAGTCATTGAGTTTTCTATAGGAGATACCATTTCTTCGATATCATCAACATTCACTTCATCGAGAGTCGACATATAGTTTAGGATCTTTTCCAGTTCTTCCATGAGTTTTTTTCGTTCCTCATCCGTTAGTTCAAGTTTTGCAAGATTTTCCAGGTGAGAAATCAGTTTTTTATCAACTTTGATCTTCATTTCTATTCCTCCTCGATGGAGACTTCTCGAAGGTATTTTGCCGCGTGTTCTGGCGGAACGGGATTTATATAGAATCCGGAACCCCATTCGAATCCGGCAACCCGGGTCAATCGTGGAACTATTTCAAGGTGCCAATGATAGTAATTCTTTCCTTCTATACCGGAAAATCCTGAGTGGAGCATAAAATTATAAGGCGGGTTGTCCAGAGCCTTATAGATTCTATAAAGCACTCTTTTTAGCATAGAAGCAAAGCTTTCAACTTCTTTTTCATCTATATCTCCAAAATTATATTGGTGTTTTTTGGGAAGTATCCAGGTTTCGAATGGAAATCTTGCTGCGAAGGGTTCAAAAGCCACAAAATCATCATTCTCTTCCACAAGACGGGTTCCTTCGAGCAGTTCTTGATTAACAATATCACAAAAAACACAGCGTTCCTTGAACCCGAAATAGTCGCGAGCTCCCTCCAGCTCCTCGACAACCCGTTTGGGAATTATCGGGGTTGCTATAAGTTGGCTATGAGGGTGCTGGAGAGAAGCTCCGGCTTCTTTACCGTGGTTTTTGAAGATCAAGACATAACGTATGCGAGGATCATTTTCAAGGGCCTTGAACCTTTCCAGGTATGCCCAGATAACTTCCTGAACCTGTTTTTCAGGCATTAACGCCATACTGGTATCGTGTTCTGGTGTTTCTATAATTACTTCGTGTGCACCAAATCCTCTCATGACATCATACATGCCGTGACCGAATTTTTCCGGTTTTAAGTTAGGATCGAGAGCCGGAAATTTATTTGAAACCACTCTCACCCACCATCCAGGTGAATCTTTTTCAGTGTTTGCGGGACGAAAAGCCATTATTTCCGGTGGAGTGGTGTGTTCGTTACCGTAATCAAAGGGGCAAAAAACGGATTCGGTTTTCTGATCCTGTTGTTTTTTAAAATCGTTTGGTCTTTTGGATCTTTCTGTTGCTATAATTACCCATCTTTTTATTATTGGATCTTTCCTGAGCTCAGGCATTCAAGATATCCCTCCCGGAATTCAACACATGTTTGTATAGTTTTATGTATTCTCTTGCGGATTTATCCCAGGAACAATCGGTATTCATTGCATTCAGCATCAGTTGGTTCCACAGGGTTTTGTTTTCGTAAATCTTGATAGCTTTTTCAACAGCCTCTAAGAGTTTGTCTGGGTTGTATTCCTCAAAACCAAATCCGTTTCCTTCGAGCGTTTCGGGGTTGAATTCTTTTACAGTGTCGCGAAGCCCACCGGTAAAGCGAACTACGGGAATCGTTCCGTATCTCATGGCGAACATCTGCCCCAGGCCACAGGGTTCATAGCGTGACGGCATCAAAAACATATCACTTCCAGCGTAGATCTTTTGAGCAAGATCTACATTGAAGGTAATGTTTGCAGAGACCTTTTCGGGGAACCTTTCACCCAGGGATTTGAACAGTCTTTCGTATCTTTCCTCACCTGTTCCCAATACAACGAATTGAAGATCGTTGCTTAGAATCTTTTCAGCAGCGGCTTCAATAAGATCGAATCCCTTTTGCTCGACCAATCTGGAGATCAAACCAATGACAGGAACATCGATTACGGGAAGCCCGAGTTCTTTCTGTAAGGCTATCTTGTTTTCTTTTTTCTTTTCCAGTGAATTTATATCAAAGTTCACGGGTATTCTCTTATCAGTGGCGGGATTGTATTCTGAATAATCGATCCCATTCAAAATACCGAATAACCTGTCGCTTAAGGCTCTCAAGGTTTCGTCCAATCCAGCACCATATTCCGGAGTTTGAATTTCTTTCGCATAAGTTGGACTAACTGTACTGATAGCGGTTGCGGTAACGATTCCGGTTTTCAGAAAATTAAAAGCACCGTTTTTTACAGCTTTCCCTTCTTGCCAGAGTTTTTCCGGCAAGCCGGTTTTGTAGAAATAACTTTTATCGAATTCTCCCTGATAACCAAGATTGTGGATGGTTAGCAGCGTTTTTGGTTTTCCGTTGTAAAATGCAGAGATGTAAGCTGGAATTAAAGCCGGTTGCCAGTCGTTAACATGCAACAGGTCAGGTTCCAGGGTTTCAGCGAATTTCACCACAGCATCGGAGAAAGCGATGGCTTGAAGTGCCAGATCTGTTCCTTCATAAACTTCGTCGGAATCTATAAGCTGGTCGTTTTTGAAAAGGAAAACAGGAACGCCGCTTCCAGGAAGAGGGGTTTTGTAAATTTCAAAACTGTATTTCTCCGGCAGGTGTTTTGTAGTTATTACAATTCCTGTGTTTTCTATATTGTCAGCTTTCACTTTTTTGTGGAAGGGCATAGCTATCTGTACACTTACACCTTCTTTTTCCAGATACTTAGGCAATGAGCCTGCAACATCAGCAAGTCCGCCAACTTTAGCTAAAGGATAGACCTCGTATGAAACGAACAGGATTTTCACTATCCATCACTCCTATTCTTGAATAAAGGAAAATCATGCGAGAAGACAACCACATCGGCTTTTTCAAATAACTCAAGCATTATCTTAGCGGCTTCATCTTTTCGCATGCCTTTTCGCATTTCGTGATAATGGAACTGTCTATCACAGATATCGCCAGTGAATAAGACGGTACCTGCATTATCAGTCTCAACAAGTAAAGAAACATGCTCTCTTGAGTGGTACGGTGTCTCAATGATCTCTATACAGTCCCAAAGTTTGCCAGATTCAAAGGTGGAAACCCTCTTCCAGCTTTTCATGACTTTATCGTACATCCTTCCGATTATCGTTCCAAAAGCGATGTATTTTCTTGTGGCGTAATTTTTGTGAAGGTGAACGGTGGCATTTGGGAAGAAAATCGAATTAAAAGCGTGATCGAGATGAAAATGTGTGAGTATTATGTCAGTAACCTCATCGGGAGACACTCCAAGTCTGTTTAGTGCGGTTTCAAGCTCTTTCAGAGAAGGATAACCACCTGGATCGACTATCACTGTTTTTTCATCATCGCGCAGCAATGCGGCAGAACTAGATGGTGCATCGATCTTACCGGGAACATAGACGGAACTCCCAGCAAACAGTAAATCGAAGCGCACCTAAATCCCTCCCGATATTGATAAAACAATCAACGAAACAATTATACAGTAAAAGGCAAAACCTCGCAGTTTCCCGTGTAGAACGAATTTTTTCAGAAGCCATAATCCTACAATGCCCGCAAAGAAAGCGGCAATGAATCCAGAGATTGCGTAGGGAGTTTCAGTTGATACCTTTGAAAGTTCAATAATTCCTGCCCCAAAGGTTACAGGCAGGCTCATAAGAAAAGAAAACCTTACAGAATCTTCTCTTGAAAGTCCAAAAAGAAGGGCTGCGAAAACGGTCATACCACTTCTGGATATTCCGGGAAGAATAGCAACTGCTTGAAAAAGACCTATCATCAATGCGGTGTAAATCGTTAAATCGAGGATCTTTTTGTTGCCGTTGAATCTGTCAGCTAATATAAGGAAAAAGGCAGTTACCAGAAGCATCAATGCCGGAAAGACGATACCAGAAAAAGCTTTGTCGATCTGACTTTCGAAACCTAATCCCACAACAACCGCCGGAAGTGTGGCAAACAACAGCAATGCGATCATTTTCCAGGCAGTACGTTGTTCATTTTTCTTGAATACACCACTGATTATTTTCCAGACATCTTTGTATGTGAAAAACAAAACAGCAAAAAAAGTGGCGAGATGTAGTAGTGCAAAAAAAGCTTTGAGAGTTTCCGTTTCTAAATTAAGATTCATCAGTTTTGAAATGACTGTAAGATGACCAGAAGAAGAAACGGGCAAAAACTCGGTGAGCCCTTGAACGATACCGAGGAATGTATATTTCCATAACTCAAGCACAGAATCCCTCCTCTTCTGTTACCGTTTCGAAGCTTATATTGTTGCTTTGAAGAACTTCAACTATCTCTTTCAAATTTGTTTCATCGGTTCGAATTATGACTCTTTTCTTAGATTCGCCTTCTGGAGAGGTAACTATGGACAAGATGTTGATCTCTTTTTCAGCCAGAACATCAACAACTTTTTTCAAAACCCCTGGTTTGTCGTCAAGGAGGAGGGAGATTCTTGATCCTTTTTGATCCATTGCAGTGAACTCCATTAAGGCTTCAAGAATATCGAAAACAGTGAGGACCCCCTTCAGTTTCATATCATGTGAAACAACTGGAATCACGAAATCGTGGCTCTCAATTAGCAGCAAGATAGCATCTTCGATGTAGTCTTCAGCGTAACAGTAATAAGCTGGTTCTTCAAGAAGTTCCTTTATTGGTTTTCCAGGGTCTTCATTCATTAGTTTACTGGCCCTGGTCATTCCCGCGAGTTTTCCTTCGTCATCGTGAGCAACAACGACGGCAACCTCGTAAGTTTCGCATTCTTCAAGAACTTTACCGACAGTATCCTTCTTGTTAAAGGTTGGGTATGCACGATTTATCCATTTCTTCACAAACATATTCTCGCCTCTTTTCCTTTATATTTCTTTGATATGATACAATAATCCAGTAGCGGGGTTCAAGGAAAAAACGGAAGGAAGGGTTAAAAACATGTATCAGTGGATAGTAAAACTATTAGAACTTTCGACCAACTTATTTACAATGTATCGCTGGAACAATCTACCAACGATAATGAGAACCAACGAGGCCCAGAATGCCTTCATTTCTGCTCAGTTCTCCCTTCTGATGTCAGAACTCGCCAACCTTGGCGGTGAAAAAATCAACGAACAAAACCTTTTAAAAAGGATTCTTTTAAAAGAACTTCCTAAATGTGTGCTCTCGGATATTTCTGTGGATACGAAAGTTCTTATAAAGGAATTTGCTCCAGAAAAATGGGACGCTGTTTTCAGCACCGCTGTTGAAGAGGTCGTTTCTATTTTACCAGAAAAAACAAAAAAAGATTTTTCAGAGACAATTCTGAACGCCAGGGACGAATCTCCTGAAGGCAGGATAATCACCGTGGCAGATTTGTTATCTGCAAAGCTCGAAGCGGAGATTCACTCGCGTTTCTTCCCTGAATTTTATGAAGAACCTTTGAGAAGGCTAAAAGAAACACTGAAAGAATTCAATGATTTCCAGCCGTATAAGGCATTGGTAAACAGTGACTGGTTCGAGAATTATAGACGTGCGTTGATTGTGTTACTGAGTGCTGTTAGGTGGAACAGGCTCAACAGAAACGTGAAAACAACCGTTGCGGGACATTCTTTCTATGTGGCAATTTCAGGTTTTCTGCTTGCTTACACGGAGAACCAGAACGGAAATTCGGTGGACCTGGTTGAGGTGGTTAAAAGGACGTTGTTTCATGATATTCCTGAAAGTGTTACCGGCGACATCATAACTCCAACGAAGAAAAAAGTTCCAGGATTTGAGGAAGTTATATCCAGGGTTGAGGAACATATGGTTAATCAAAGGATCTTTGATTCAATGGATTCTGAACTTGTGAAAAAACTAAAGCCCAGAATATTAGATCCTTTTGCTGGAAAAGAGGGAGAAATGGTAAGATCAGCGGATCTGCTGGCAGCCATTGTGGAATGCCTTATGGAAATTGAAACCGGAAACAACCAGCCTGCTTTCAGAAGTGCACTGAACTCCATGTTGGATCAATTGGCTAAATCAGAGTTCTCCAGCGTCAGATTTGTTTCTGAAGATTTTAAATGGGGCCTCAGATGGATGGGAAGATGAACAAATAGGTTTAATATTTATCTATCAGATTTTTTCAAAAAACCTTCGAACCTATCCAGCCCTTTTTTCAGTGTTTCAATTGAGCTCGCATAAGAAAGCCTTATAAATCCTTCGGCGTTGAAAGCGCTACCGGGGATCATTCCCACTTTGGCTTTCTCAAGAAGGGCAATAGCGAAGCTCAGGGAGTCCGGGTACGTTTCAGTCAAATAATCTCTTATGTCAATAAAAAAGTAAAATGCTCCTTTAGGATGAGAGAAGGGCACGCCTATTTTTTTCAACCGAGTTTCTACGTATTCCCTTCTCTTTATGAATTCTTCAAGCATTTCACTTATGTCGACCCCGAAAGCTTTTACAGCGGCATATTGAGTCATGGTATTCACATTGGAAGAAAGATGGCTCTGAATCTTAGCTATCTGTTTTGCGAGGGAGTGTGGAGCAGCCACATAACCAATCCTCCACCCAGTCATAGCATAGGCTTTTGAAAAAGCATTTATCACTGCTGCACGGTCTTTCATTCCTTCGATAGAAGCGATACTGAAGTGCTTTTCATCGAAGGAAAGTTTTTCGTATACTTCATCTGAAATGACGAATATATCCTG is a genomic window containing:
- a CDS encoding phospho-sugar mutase, which translates into the protein MIRTEKEILQEYQRWLENASAELVQELKSLPENEIKERFFKDLEFGTGGMRGKIGAGTNRMNVHTVSRATLGFADWLLSQYSDPSVVIAYDTRKMSKEFAETAANILSGKKIQVYLFEAPAPTPLLSYSVRTLKCSGGIVITASHNPPEYNGYKVYTHDGTQAVPRYANQIITKVNANDFFNDIQKDSSLISPVPEDVISSYTAHIINLMEELFSAKESLKVVYTPLHGTGRDYVTKVLEKLGHEVIKVEEQFTHDGNFPTVKYPNPEDPEAFKLALRYAGKEGADLVIATDPDADRMGVVCKTREGYKALTGNQVGVIFTAYLLETLKNKLPEKPFIVKTIVTTDMAKTIASNYNVETRETLTGFKFIGELIEESIIKKTGNFIFGFEESYGYLYGMHARDKDAVVASALVVTVAAVLKKRGITLWQYLEELYRQYGYYDEKLLNFTYEGIEGLEKISNIMNSLREKTPSEVAGHRLLKFEDYLEGIKGLPKSNVISLTFEEDLKLIVRPSGTEPKIKFYLMTRGNSKQESTQKLQKLTDLVERIVGR
- a CDS encoding YraN family protein, giving the protein MSLKKGKEFEERASKFLKKQGYKILARNVRYSFGELDIVARKGKTLVFVEVKGGNPDFPPRMRVDRAKLRRLELAAYKYIKDFSPKFEESRLDVIEVLSNGEINHLKGVGRW
- the gatC gene encoding Asp-tRNA(Asn)/Glu-tRNA(Gln) amidotransferase subunit GatC, producing MKIKVDKKLISHLENLAKLELTDEERKKLMEELEKILNYMSTLDEVNVDDIEEMVSPIENSMTPREDRARKFEHIDSLIELFPKKEGRYLKVPKIY
- the galT gene encoding galactose-1-phosphate uridylyltransferase; translated protein: MPELRKDPIIKRWVIIATERSKRPNDFKKQQDQKTESVFCPFDYGNEHTTPPEIMAFRPANTEKDSPGWWVRVVSNKFPALDPNLKPEKFGHGMYDVMRGFGAHEVIIETPEHDTSMALMPEKQVQEVIWAYLERFKALENDPRIRYVLIFKNHGKEAGASLQHPHSQLIATPIIPKRVVEELEGARDYFGFKERCVFCDIVNQELLEGTRLVEENDDFVAFEPFAARFPFETWILPKKHQYNFGDIDEKEVESFASMLKRVLYRIYKALDNPPYNFMLHSGFSGIEGKNYYHWHLEIVPRLTRVAGFEWGSGFYINPVPPEHAAKYLREVSIEEE
- a CDS encoding glycogen synthase, with the translated sequence MKILFVSYEVYPLAKVGGLADVAGSLPKYLEKEGVSVQIAMPFHKKVKADNIENTGIVITTKHLPEKYSFEIYKTPLPGSGVPVFLFKNDQLIDSDEVYEGTDLALQAIAFSDAVVKFAETLEPDLLHVNDWQPALIPAYISAFYNGKPKTLLTIHNLGYQGEFDKSYFYKTGLPEKLWQEGKAVKNGAFNFLKTGIVTATAISTVSPTYAKEIQTPEYGAGLDETLRALSDRLFGILNGIDYSEYNPATDKRIPVNFDINSLEKKKENKIALQKELGLPVIDVPVIGLISRLVEQKGFDLIEAAAEKILSNDLQFVVLGTGEERYERLFKSLGERFPEKVSANITFNVDLAQKIYAGSDMFLMPSRYEPCGLGQMFAMRYGTIPVVRFTGGLRDTVKEFNPETLEGNGFGFEEYNPDKLLEAVEKAIKIYENKTLWNQLMLNAMNTDCSWDKSAREYIKLYKHVLNSGRDILNA
- a CDS encoding MBL fold metallo-hydrolase, which translates into the protein MRFDLLFAGSSVYVPGKIDAPSSSAALLRDDEKTVIVDPGGYPSLKELETALNRLGVSPDEVTDIILTHFHLDHAFNSIFFPNATVHLHKNYATRKYIAFGTIIGRMYDKVMKSWKRVSTFESGKLWDCIEIIETPYHSREHVSLLVETDNAGTVLFTGDICDRQFHYHEMRKGMRKDEAAKIMLELFEKADVVVFSHDFPLFKNRSDG
- a CDS encoding undecaprenyl-diphosphate phosphatase, giving the protein MLELWKYTFLGIVQGLTEFLPVSSSGHLTVISKLMNLNLETETLKAFFALLHLATFFAVLFFTYKDVWKIISGVFKKNEQRTAWKMIALLLFATLPAVVVGLGFESQIDKAFSGIVFPALMLLVTAFFLILADRFNGNKKILDLTIYTALMIGLFQAVAILPGISRSGMTVFAALLFGLSREDSVRFSFLMSLPVTFGAGIIELSKVSTETPYAISGFIAAFFAGIVGLWLLKKFVLHGKLRGFAFYCIIVSLIVLSISGGI
- a CDS encoding CBS domain-containing protein, with amino-acid sequence MFVKKWINRAYPTFNKKDTVGKVLEECETYEVAVVVAHDDEGKLAGMTRASKLMNEDPGKPIKELLEEPAYYCYAEDYIEDAILLLIESHDFVIPVVSHDMKLKGVLTVFDILEALMEFTAMDQKGSRISLLLDDKPGVLKKVVDVLAEKEINILSIVTSPEGESKKRVIIRTDETNLKEIVEVLQSNNISFETVTEEEGFCA
- a CDS encoding YfbR-like 5'-deoxynucleotidase, coding for MYQWIVKLLELSTNLFTMYRWNNLPTIMRTNEAQNAFISAQFSLLMSELANLGGEKINEQNLLKRILLKELPKCVLSDISVDTKVLIKEFAPEKWDAVFSTAVEEVVSILPEKTKKDFSETILNARDESPEGRIITVADLLSAKLEAEIHSRFFPEFYEEPLRRLKETLKEFNDFQPYKALVNSDWFENYRRALIVLLSAVRWNRLNRNVKTTVAGHSFYVAISGFLLAYTENQNGNSVDLVEVVKRTLFHDIPESVTGDIITPTKKKVPGFEEVISRVEEHMVNQRIFDSMDSELVKKLKPRILDPFAGKEGEMVRSADLLAAIVECLMEIETGNNQPAFRSALNSMLDQLAKSEFSSVRFVSEDFKWGLRWMGR
- the aspC gene encoding aspartate aminotransferase, producing the protein MKFSNSITSVSPSVTLEFNQKALEMLSKGEDVVKLTAGEPDFPTPKPIIEAAVEAMREGKTKYTNASGIPLLREKISEKLRVENHLNYSPDEIIVTNGGKQALYNTLSAILNPGDEVILFAPAWVSYGAQVKMCGGIPIFVGTKMEDDFLPKIKDIEKAISPRTRAMIINSPNNPTGTMYPESLLTELANLAKSQDIFVISDEVYEKLSFDEKHFSIASIEGMKDRAAVINAFSKAYAMTGWRIGYVAAPHSLAKQIAKIQSHLSSNVNTMTQYAAVKAFGVDISEMLEEFIKRREYVETRLKKIGVPFSHPKGAFYFFIDIRDYLTETYPDSLSFAIALLEKAKVGMIPGSAFNAEGFIRLSYASSIETLKKGLDRFEGFLKKSDR